The Vulpes lagopus strain Blue_001 chromosome 6, ASM1834538v1, whole genome shotgun sequence genome has a segment encoding these proteins:
- the ADAM21 gene encoding LOW QUALITY PROTEIN: disintegrin and metalloproteinase domain-containing protein 21 (The sequence of the model RefSeq protein was modified relative to this genomic sequence to represent the inferred CDS: deleted 1 base in 1 codon): protein MVAGEAEVPMRVLLLFWVGMSLFPSGFSQAGPSQYLRSPEVVTPLKVTDRGRSAKSPGWLSYSLKFRGQRHIIHMRVKKLLVSKHFPVFTYTDQHALLQDQPFVPDDCYYHGYVEGISESLVALSTCSGSFRGMLQINDLAYEIEPIRHSTKFEHLVYEINTNETQFPTMRCGLTKKEIALQQVKFEEVKKSTLKQNSNDKLWTHSWFLELVVVVDHNFLIYSQSNFSMVQEDVFIVVNIVDSIYQQLGTYVILIGIEIWNQGNVFPMISIEQVLEDFSKWKQISLSQLQYDAAHFFIRNSLISVLGIAYVAGICRPPIDCGVNNFQGDSWSLFALTVAHELGHTLGMWHDEEFCLCEQSGCIMNAMRVPAEKFTNCSYIDFTKTTLNQGSCLHNIPHPGEVFTLKHCGNGVVEGEEECDCGSIKQCEQDPCCLLNCTLRPKAACAFGLCCKDCKFMPSGKLCRHQVNKCDLPEWCNGTSHQCPEDVYVQDGIPCGDNAYCYEGRCNNHDKQCREIFGEGAKSAYQSCYQEINSLGNRFGHCGISGTTYLKCNISDIFCGRVQCDNVTDIPHLRDHSTLQQTHINGVTCWSIDYHLGMDTPDVGEVKDGTMCGPGKICIRKKCVSLSLLSQVCLAETCNMRGICNNKHHCHCGYGWSPPYCLHRGYGGSVESGPASAKKGFLLLVVSLILSVLLLLSTAIFMYIKKHFGLKETKAQYSG, encoded by the exons ATGGTGGCTGGTGAGGCTGAGGTGCCCATGAGAGTTCTCTTGCTGTTCTGGGTTGGAATGTCTCTATTCCCTTCTGGCTTCTCTCAGGCTGGGCCCTCCCAATACCTCAGATCTCCAGAAGTGGTGACCCCTTTAAAGGTGACTGATAGGGGCAGAAGTGCAAAATCTCCAGGCTGGCTCTCCTACAGCCTGAAGTTTAGAGGCCAGAGACACATTATCCACATGAGGGTCAAGAAACTCTTGGTTTCCAAACACTTCCCGGTGTTCACCTACACGGACCAGCACGCCCTCCTCCAGGATCAGCCTTTTGTTCCTGATGACTGCTACTATCATGGTTATGTGGAAGGAATCTCTGAGTCCCTGGTTGCCCTCAGTACCTGTTCCGGAAGTTTTCGAGGAATGCTACAGATTAATGACCTTGCTTATGAAATTGAGCCCATCAGGCACTCTACCAAATTTGAACACTTGGTTTATGAGATAAACACTAATGAGACACAGTTCCCAACTATGAGATGTGGCTTAACAAAGAAGGAGATAGCACTCCAACAGGTGAAATTTGAAGAGGTTAAGAAGTCAACTCTGAAACAAAATTCTAATGATAAATTATGGACCCACTCATGGTTTCTGGAGCTGGTTGTGGTGGTAGATCacaatttcttaatttattctcAAAGCAACTTCTCAATGGTGCAGGAGGATGTATTTATTGTTGTCAACATAGTGGATTCCATTTATCAGCAGTTGGGTACTTAtgtgattttgattgggattgagATTTGGAATCAAGGAAATGTTTTCCCAATGATAAGCATAGAACAGGTCCTGGAGGACTTCTCTAAGTGGAAGCAAATCAGTCTTTCCCAGCTACAGTATGATGCTGCACATTTTTTCATAAGAAACTCACTTATAAGTGTACTTGGTATAGCCTATGTTGCAGGAATATGTCGTCCTCCTATTGATTGTGGGGTTAATAATTTCCAAGGAGACTCTTGGTCTCTTTTTGCCCTCACTGTGGCCCATGAGTTAGGACATACTTTGGGTATGTGGCATGATGAAGAATTCTGTTTGTGTGAGCAAAGTGGTTGCATCATGAATGCTATGAGAGTACCAGCAGAGAAATTCACCAATTGTAGTTATATAGATTTTACAAAAACCACTTTAAACCAGGGATCATGTCTACACAATATTCCACATCCAGGGGAAGTCTTTACGTTGAAGCACTGTGGGAATGGCGTGGTTGAAGGAGAAGAGGAATGTGACTGTGGATCTATAAAGCAATGTGAACAAGATCCTTGTTGTCTATTGAACTGCACTCTGAGGCCTAAGGCTGCTTGTGCTTTTGGGCTTTGTTGCAAAGACTGCAAGTTCATGCCATCAGGCAAACTCTGTAGACATCAGGTTAATAAATGTGACCTTCCAGAGTGGTGCAATGGGACATCCCATCAGTGCCCAGAAGATGTATATGTGCAGGATGGGATTCCCTGTGGTGACAACGCCTACTGCTATGAAGGGAGATGTAATAACCATGACAAACAGTGCAGGGAGATTTTTGGTGAAGGAGCAAAGAGTGCATATCAGAGTTGCTATCAAGAAATCAACTCCCTGGGAAACCGTTTCGGCCACTGTGGTATAAGTGGCACGACATACCTAAAATGTAATATCTCAGATATCTTTTGTGGAAGAGTTCAGTGTGACAATGTGACAGATATTCCCCATCTGAGAGATCATTCTACTCTGCAGCAAACTCACATCAATGGTGTCACCTGCTGGAGTATTGATTATCATTTGGGAATGGACACACCTGATGTTGGTGAAGTAAAAGATGGCACCATGTGTGGTCCAGGAAAGATCTGCATACGCAAGAAATGTGTCAGTTTGTCTCTCTTGTCACAAGTCTGCCTGGCTGAGACCTGCAACATGAGGGGCATCTGCAATAATAAACATCACTGCCACTGTGGCTATGGGTGGTCCCCACCCTACTGCCTACACAGAGGTTATGGAGGTAGTGTTGAGAGTGGCCCAGCATCTGCCAAAAAAGGTTTTTTGCTACTAGTTGTGAGtcttattttatctgttttgcttttattgtcaACTGCTATATTTATGTAC ATAAAAAAACATTTCGGTCTCAAGGAGACTAAGGCTCAGTATTCAGGTTAG
- the LOC121492513 gene encoding LOW QUALITY PROTEIN: cationic amino acid transporter 3-like (The sequence of the model RefSeq protein was modified relative to this genomic sequence to represent the inferred CDS: inserted 2 bases in 2 codons; deleted 2 bases in 1 codon) has translation MLHQALHRFGKNLRHRHLLEQPVAEPAPARSLSTLDLVALGVGHTVGXSVYILAGEVARDKAEPSIVICXVVASLSSMLAMLYFAEFSPQIINSGSKHLHSFVIVDKLGAFITAWILILNNITGVAIRIWAWTLALDNLFGNKISQTLQETISRHVPRVFVEVLGFFFMFLVLLLMGLLTRNIRQVSLVTKVVTLVNLLVLGFVIIYGFLKGDLHNWKLTEDNYIMAWTQSGLSDTSSLGPLGSGGFMPFGFQGILHGSATCIYSFTGLSIIVTRFEVAQNFQHSFPMFIVISLLICILVYFGVFSALVLMVPYYQLQPGSTLPKAFLHTGWAPAHYAVTFAFFCSISVSLLDYMFPIRQLISMMAHYGLFFPVLARIQTSIYTSIVATVIFGIIAGIMVLFFGFASLLDLMSVGAPLVYSLLAFSVLILRYEPQRRNGGNEAQVQEENEAEMQEENEENEAEGLFFPGSPTPTPLSGGVVYVSSSLLALLLTPLCLVLVLAQWLDLFSGDPVWITVVVLLLVLITAITGVIWRQPQNSTPLHFKVSGLPLLPLLSIFLSVYLMVQMTAGTWALFGVWMLIGFAIYLLM, from the exons ATGCTGCATCAAGCACTTCACAGATTTGGTAAAAACCTGAGACATAGACATCTGCTGGAGCAACCTGTGGCTGAACCTGCCCCTGCCAGAAGCCTGAGCACTCTGGATTTAGTAGCCCTGGGTGTGGGCCACACAGTGG GTAGTGTGTATATCTTGGCTGGGGAGGTGGCTAGAGATAAAGCAGAACCATCCATTGTGATTT TTGTGGTGGCCAGCCTATCTTCTATGTTGGCTATGCTGTACTTTGCAGAGTTTAGTCCCCAGATTATCAACTCTGGCTCCAAACATCTCCACAGCTTTGTCATCGTAGATAAACTTGGGGCTTTCATCACTGCCTGGATTCTCATCCTCAACAATATTACTGGTGTAGCCATTAGGATCTGGGCTTGGACCTTAGCTCTTGACAACCTTTTTGGAAACAAGATATCTCAGACCTTGCAGGAGACAATTTCACGACATGTTCCCAGGGTCTTTGTAGAAGTTCTAGGCTTCTTTTTTATGTTCCTTGTGTTGTTGCTCATGGGATTGCTGACTCGGAACATTAGGCAGGTTTCCCTGGTTACCAAAGTGGTCACATTGGTGAACCTCTTGGTTCTTGGTTTTGTCATCATCTATGGCTTCCTGAAGGGGGACCTGCACAACTGGAAGCTCACAGAAGACAACTACATAATGGCTTGGACTCA AAGTGGACTCAGTGACACTTCTAGCTTGGGACCTCTGGGCTCTGGAGGATTTATGCCTTTTGGCTTCCAGGGGATACTCCATGGATCAGCTACCTGTATCTATTCTTTTACAGGCTTAAGCATTATTGTTACCAGATTTGAAGTAGCCCAGAATTTCCAGCATTCCTTTCCTATGTTCATTGTGATTTCACTACTCATCTGCATTTTGGTGTACTTTGGTGTCTTTTCAGCACTAGTGCTTATGGTGCCTTATTACCAGCTCCAACCTGGGAGCACCTTGCCTAAGGCATTTCTCCATACTGGCTGGGCCCCTGCCCACTATGCTGTAACTTTTGCATTCTTCTGTAGTATTTCTGTCAGCCTCTTGGATTATATGTTTCCCATACGCCAGCTAATCTCCATGATGGCACATTATGGCCTCTTTTTTCCTGTCCTTGCAAGGATACAAACCAGCATATACACATCCATTGTGGCCACTGTGATCTTTGGGATTATTGCAGGAATCATGGTATTATTCTTTGGATTTGCCAGTCTCTTGGACCTCATGTCAGTTGGGGCCCCGCTAGTTTACTCCCTGCTGGCTTTTAGTGTTCTCATCCTCAGGTATGAGCCTCAGAGGAGGAATGGGGGAAATGAAGCACAGGTGcaggaggaaaatgaagcagagatgcaggaggagaatgaggaaaatgaggcagag GGACTATTTTTTCCaggcagccccacccccactccactctCTGGCGGGGTTGTCTATGTTTCT TCCTCACTGCTTGCTCTGCTGCTGACTCCTCTCTGCTTGGTGCTAGTGCTGGCCCAGTGGCTAGATCTGTTTTCTGGAGACCCAGTGTGGATCACAGTGGTTGTGCTGCTCCTGGTGCTCATCACTGCGATCACTGGGGTCATCTGGAGACAGCCACAGAACTCCACTCCCCTTCACTTCAAGGTATCtggtctgcctctccttccactccTGAGTATCTTTCTCAGTGTTTATCTTATGGTGCAGATGACAGCTGGCACCTGGGCCCTATTTGGTGTCTGGATGCTGATTGGGTTTGCTATCTACCTGCTTATGTGA